In one Halosimplex halophilum genomic region, the following are encoded:
- a CDS encoding acetate and sugar kinases/Hsc70/actin family protein, translating into MSDDDPVPIGVKLGSTRTVIAYPDDDGEIETIRTLTCLATYEDPLTGEERVLYGEEAATEYPDEVQFMLRSGLPEDEERAELTKTFFEEVIDANDVPENSGVVYAIPTIDNPEGLANLEDVIESSSIGEALVESYPESLCGSIPARGDDLEAIEEIFVAVNMGSTNLEASGYRRGEQLAPFTTGAVTGNEVDRMIANYVEEETQGRVNIDTQTAREYKEDHADFESFEPFTDIIQQPGGGSHEFTIERSVMDACNEYLDDAVEEFCNTFLPELANDYMKVYQLALDNRIVLTGGMACIPGIVEEFEARVSEELDREVSAVAADHPDISPSLGAQRIAGRLVDSQ; encoded by the coding sequence ATGAGCGACGACGACCCGGTGCCCATCGGCGTGAAGCTCGGCAGTACCCGCACGGTGATCGCCTACCCCGACGACGACGGCGAGATCGAGACGATCCGGACGCTGACCTGTCTGGCGACCTACGAGGACCCCCTCACGGGCGAGGAACGGGTCCTCTACGGCGAGGAGGCCGCCACGGAGTACCCCGACGAGGTCCAGTTCATGCTCCGCTCGGGCCTGCCCGAGGACGAGGAGCGCGCCGAGTTGACCAAGACGTTCTTCGAGGAGGTCATCGACGCCAACGACGTGCCCGAGAACAGCGGCGTCGTCTACGCCATCCCGACCATCGACAACCCCGAGGGGCTGGCGAACCTCGAGGACGTGATCGAGAGCTCCTCCATCGGCGAGGCCCTGGTCGAGAGCTACCCCGAGTCGCTCTGTGGCTCGATCCCCGCTCGCGGCGACGACCTCGAAGCCATCGAGGAGATCTTCGTCGCCGTCAACATGGGGTCGACGAACCTCGAAGCGTCGGGCTACCGCCGCGGCGAGCAGCTGGCCCCGTTCACGACCGGCGCGGTCACGGGCAACGAGGTCGACCGGATGATCGCCAACTACGTCGAGGAGGAGACCCAGGGCCGGGTCAACATCGACACCCAGACCGCCCGCGAGTACAAGGAGGACCACGCCGACTTCGAGAGCTTCGAGCCGTTCACGGACATCATCCAGCAGCCCGGCGGCGGCTCCCACGAGTTCACCATCGAGCGCTCGGTCATGGACGCCTGCAACGAGTACCTGGACGACGCCGTCGAGGAGTTCTGCAACACCTTCCTCCCGGAACTCGCCAACGACTACATGAAGGTCTACCAGCTGGCGCTGGACAACCGCATCGTCCTCACCGGCGGCATGGCCTGCATCCCGGGGATCGTCGAGGAATTCGAGGCGCGGGTCAGCGAGGAACTCGACCGCGAGGTCTCCGCCGTCGCCGCCGACCACCCGGACATCTCGCCGTCGCTGGGCGCCCAGCGCATCGCCGGGCGGCTCGTCGACAGCCAGTAA
- a CDS encoding MMPL family transporter has product MAGMDDVAGAVVAHRRLVVVALLVAVGAVGAGAVQVEDSASLSQFETSSEEAEKLEYVDSNFGAGGNTTTVQVIVREDDVLDRESLLDQLRFERALVEDDAINRTLDGSQPPTGIANVVATAAIREERAENLSERGRALAAERERLDETGARLSDALNRTRGLQQEYVELNRSHAAGEVDDATYRQRSAAIERNLTAARTDATAGLSAEQSETFANLTSQARTLQSRLAALNASYAQGEIDESTYRERAGEIEAEFGEVYGGIERVLAPDARALRERAAALQEDRDALRERAENGSTPPLADQIDQLASMNASAVEGTVERVLSEGGGSRAFALMPTSYEPGSTSASATMVVVTQTTESAVAQGSASERIQDSQTAIQSLARGELSADAMVFGAGIIADETNRSMQDSLTVVGPFALLFVLVVLTIAYRDPLDILLGVFGLALTLLVTFGYMGWMGVAFNQLFVAIPVLLIGLSIDYAIHVFMRHREARGTEGDTGGPAAVAGSMRTALAGVGTALVLVTATTVIGFLSNLTSPVGPIREFGVVSAVGIVGALVVFGALIPAVKVEIDAVLEGRGVDRRKRAFGTGGGAFGRLLGVGATAADRAPWAVILLTLLISAGGAYGATNVDTAFAQKDFIAEEPPEWMDELPAAMQPGEYTMRATFEYVNENFLREDSTAEFLFEGEVATADALQRVNRTGELAAEKGVTVTLSNGEADVRSPLTVMESVAATNETFNQTLAASDTDGDGVPDRNVAGVYDALYDAAPDQARQYVERDGGEYEALLLTASLRGGAAGSAVTTQMDAVEAAVSGGDVTVTATGRPIVNEIVQSDLLTTVVESLVITLVVSFVFLMVVYRLAEGSATLGLVTLLPVVFNVSWILGTMYLLDIPFNVLTGMITSLTIGLGVAYSIHLSERFSLELDRQGSASEAMHTAVTGTGGALLGSAATTVGGFGVLVFAILPPLQQFGFITGLTIVYAFLASVFVLPSLLAVWSRHLGPAGAFDAGDEGPRGDRSPHDGRGPDGDAPAADPLSGSANGQSPAADAPAGSDDGVAAGTDSAASATAATGTAAAATAPAASAGTNGEGVPYATRSVEPTRVSPGGTARVTVTLPSASGRVVLREAPSVGRVSLDRVSPEPVERVAADGRVYVLWEFDGEDGQRAAVEYTLAVPGGLAEGDAVAFDGELLLPDHVVPVAGPDAAAVTTDVAGAILAGDGVDERDLADAGRHLAAGRLSPEAFERVYHGWLDEHASDRWDASDDPGDGSTANGTDASDSRADPRADERRTGGDDD; this is encoded by the coding sequence ATGGCCGGGATGGACGACGTGGCGGGCGCCGTCGTCGCCCACCGGCGGCTGGTCGTCGTGGCGCTGCTCGTCGCCGTCGGCGCGGTCGGCGCCGGCGCGGTTCAGGTCGAGGACTCGGCGTCGCTGTCGCAGTTCGAGACGAGTTCCGAGGAGGCCGAGAAGCTCGAGTACGTGGACTCGAACTTCGGGGCGGGCGGCAACACGACGACCGTCCAGGTGATCGTCCGCGAGGACGACGTCCTCGACAGGGAGTCGCTGCTCGACCAGTTGCGCTTCGAGCGCGCGCTCGTCGAGGACGACGCGATAAACCGGACCCTCGACGGTTCCCAGCCGCCGACCGGGATCGCGAACGTCGTCGCGACCGCGGCGATCCGGGAGGAGCGGGCCGAGAACCTCTCGGAGCGCGGCCGGGCGCTGGCAGCCGAACGGGAGCGGCTCGACGAGACGGGCGCGCGGCTGAGCGACGCCCTGAACCGGACGCGGGGGCTTCAGCAGGAGTACGTCGAACTCAACCGCTCGCACGCCGCCGGCGAGGTCGACGACGCGACCTACCGCCAGCGGTCGGCGGCCATCGAGCGGAACCTGACGGCCGCCCGGACCGACGCGACCGCCGGGCTGTCGGCCGAACAGAGCGAGACGTTCGCGAACCTGACCTCGCAGGCGCGGACGCTCCAGTCGCGGCTGGCCGCGCTGAACGCCTCCTACGCGCAGGGTGAGATCGACGAGTCGACCTACCGGGAGCGCGCCGGGGAGATTGAGGCGGAGTTCGGCGAGGTGTACGGCGGGATCGAGCGCGTGCTGGCGCCGGACGCCCGCGCGTTGCGGGAGCGGGCCGCGGCGCTGCAGGAAGACCGGGACGCGCTCCGGGAACGCGCCGAGAACGGGTCGACCCCGCCGCTGGCCGACCAGATCGACCAGCTGGCGTCGATGAACGCCTCGGCGGTCGAGGGGACCGTCGAGCGGGTGCTGAGCGAGGGCGGCGGGAGCCGGGCGTTCGCGCTGATGCCGACGAGCTACGAGCCCGGATCGACCAGCGCGTCGGCGACGATGGTCGTCGTCACGCAGACCACCGAGTCGGCGGTCGCCCAGGGCTCGGCGAGCGAGCGCATCCAGGACTCCCAGACGGCGATCCAGAGCCTCGCGCGGGGTGAGCTGAGCGCCGACGCGATGGTGTTCGGCGCGGGCATCATCGCCGACGAGACCAACCGGTCGATGCAGGACAGCCTGACGGTCGTCGGGCCGTTCGCGCTCCTGTTCGTCCTCGTCGTGCTGACGATCGCCTACCGCGACCCGCTGGACATCCTGCTGGGCGTGTTCGGGCTGGCGCTCACGCTGCTGGTCACCTTCGGCTACATGGGCTGGATGGGGGTCGCCTTCAACCAGCTGTTCGTCGCCATCCCCGTCCTGCTGATCGGGCTCTCGATCGACTACGCGATCCACGTGTTCATGCGCCACCGCGAGGCGCGCGGCACGGAGGGCGACACCGGCGGCCCCGCGGCGGTCGCGGGCTCGATGCGGACGGCGCTGGCCGGCGTCGGCACGGCGCTGGTGCTGGTGACCGCGACGACGGTCATCGGCTTCCTCTCGAACCTCACCAGCCCCGTCGGCCCGATCCGGGAGTTCGGCGTCGTCAGCGCGGTCGGGATCGTCGGCGCGCTCGTCGTCTTCGGCGCGCTGATCCCCGCGGTCAAGGTCGAGATCGACGCCGTCCTCGAAGGCCGGGGCGTCGACCGGCGCAAGCGGGCGTTCGGCACCGGCGGCGGCGCGTTCGGCCGCCTGCTCGGAGTCGGGGCGACCGCCGCCGACCGGGCGCCGTGGGCGGTCATCCTCCTGACGCTGCTGATCAGCGCGGGCGGCGCCTACGGGGCCACGAACGTCGACACCGCCTTCGCCCAGAAGGACTTCATCGCGGAGGAACCCCCGGAGTGGATGGACGAGCTGCCGGCGGCGATGCAGCCCGGCGAGTACACGATGCGGGCGACCTTCGAGTACGTCAACGAGAACTTCCTGCGGGAGGACTCGACCGCGGAGTTCCTCTTCGAGGGCGAGGTGGCGACCGCCGACGCCCTCCAGCGGGTGAACCGGACCGGCGAACTCGCCGCCGAGAAGGGCGTGACCGTCACGCTCTCCAACGGCGAGGCCGACGTGCGGAGTCCGCTGACGGTGATGGAGTCGGTCGCGGCGACCAACGAGACGTTCAACCAGACCCTCGCGGCGAGCGACACCGACGGCGACGGCGTCCCCGACCGCAACGTCGCCGGCGTCTACGACGCGCTCTACGACGCCGCGCCCGACCAGGCCCGTCAGTACGTCGAGCGCGACGGCGGCGAGTACGAGGCGCTGTTGCTGACGGCGTCGCTGCGCGGCGGCGCCGCGGGGTCGGCGGTCACGACCCAGATGGACGCCGTCGAGGCGGCGGTCTCCGGCGGCGACGTGACCGTCACCGCGACCGGTCGCCCCATCGTCAACGAGATCGTCCAGTCGGACCTGCTCACCACGGTCGTCGAGAGCCTGGTCATCACGCTGGTCGTCTCCTTTGTCTTCCTGATGGTCGTCTACCGGCTCGCGGAGGGGTCGGCGACCCTGGGGCTGGTGACGCTGCTCCCCGTGGTCTTCAACGTCTCGTGGATCCTCGGGACGATGTACCTCCTCGACATCCCCTTCAACGTGCTGACCGGGATGATCACGAGCCTGACCATCGGGCTCGGGGTGGCCTACAGCATCCACCTGAGCGAGCGGTTCAGCCTCGAACTGGACCGGCAGGGGTCGGCCAGCGAGGCGATGCACACCGCCGTCACCGGGACCGGCGGCGCGCTGCTGGGGTCGGCGGCGACGACCGTCGGCGGCTTCGGCGTCCTCGTCTTCGCCATCCTCCCGCCGCTCCAGCAGTTCGGCTTCATCACCGGGCTCACGATCGTCTACGCGTTCCTCGCGAGCGTGTTCGTCCTGCCGAGCCTGCTGGCGGTCTGGAGCCGCCACCTCGGGCCGGCCGGCGCCTTCGACGCGGGCGACGAGGGACCCCGCGGCGACCGGAGCCCCCACGACGGCCGGGGACCGGACGGCGACGCGCCGGCGGCGGACCCGCTGTCCGGGAGCGCGAACGGGCAGTCCCCGGCGGCCGACGCTCCGGCCGGATCCGACGACGGCGTCGCGGCGGGCACCGATTCGGCGGCGTCGGCAACCGCCGCCACGGGGACCGCCGCCGCGGCGACCGCTCCCGCCGCGAGCGCCGGGACGAACGGCGAGGGGGTGCCCTACGCGACCCGTTCCGTGGAACCGACGCGGGTCTCGCCGGGCGGGACCGCCCGCGTGACGGTCACGCTGCCGTCGGCCTCGGGCCGGGTCGTCCTCCGCGAGGCGCCGTCGGTCGGGCGTGTCTCGCTCGACCGCGTCTCGCCCGAGCCCGTCGAGCGGGTCGCCGCCGACGGGCGGGTGTACGTCCTCTGGGAGTTCGACGGCGAGGACGGGCAGCGCGCGGCGGTCGAGTACACGCTCGCGGTGCCCGGGGGGCTGGCCGAGGGGGACGCAGTCGCCTTCGACGGCGAGTTGCTCCTGCCGGACCACGTCGTCCCGGTGGCCGGGCCGGACGCCGCGGCCGTCACGACGGACGTGGCCGGCGCGATCCTGGCCGGCGACGGCGTCGACGAGCGGGACCTCGCCGACGCGGGCCGCCACCTCGCGGCCGGGCGGCTCTCGCCCGAGGCGTTCGAGCGCGTCTATCACGGCTGGCTGGACGAACACGCGAGCGACCGATGGGACGCGAGCGACGACCCGGGGGACGGATCGACCGCGAACGGCACGGACGCGAGCGACTCGCGGGCCGACCCGCGGGCGGACGAGCGACGGACCGGGGGTGACGATGACTGA
- a CDS encoding TrmB family transcriptional regulator produces the protein MTDDGEAEAVEALQRLGLSKYEAQVFVALERLGTGTARDVDRMTDVPRSQVYGAAENLEERGLVELQQSSPIQYRAVPLAEARETLAERFEREQDRAFEYLEEVRRGADHEDEHQEGVWTVHGRDNVASRVRQIVADAEETVLYASGPGLLDEAVTAALRERAEAVDVWVCSARVDDPELVEAFADSAVTLAPFPDDPTDDAAGRLLAVDGDTVLLSVLGGEELPGVRAETAIWSSDTGIATVLLELLRGHIVDDTEIEL, from the coding sequence ATGACTGACGACGGCGAGGCGGAGGCCGTCGAGGCGCTCCAGCGGCTCGGCCTCTCGAAGTACGAGGCGCAGGTGTTCGTCGCCCTCGAACGCCTCGGGACCGGGACCGCCCGCGACGTGGACCGGATGACCGACGTGCCCCGCTCGCAGGTGTACGGCGCCGCCGAGAACCTGGAGGAGCGGGGCCTCGTCGAACTCCAGCAGTCCAGCCCGATCCAGTACCGCGCGGTCCCCCTGGCGGAGGCCCGCGAGACGCTCGCCGAGCGCTTCGAGCGCGAGCAGGACCGCGCCTTCGAGTACCTCGAGGAGGTCCGGCGAGGGGCCGACCACGAGGACGAGCACCAGGAGGGCGTCTGGACGGTCCACGGCCGCGACAACGTCGCCTCCCGGGTCCGCCAGATCGTCGCCGACGCCGAGGAGACGGTCCTCTACGCCAGCGGGCCGGGGCTGCTGGACGAGGCGGTCACGGCGGCGCTGCGCGAGCGGGCCGAAGCGGTCGACGTGTGGGTCTGTAGCGCCCGCGTCGACGACCCCGAACTCGTCGAGGCGTTCGCCGACTCCGCGGTGACGCTCGCGCCGTTCCCGGACGACCCGACCGACGACGCGGCCGGGCGGCTGCTCGCCGTCGACGGGGACACCGTCCTGCTCAGCGTCCTCGGCGGCGAGGAGCTGCCGGGCGTCCGCGCCGAGACCGCCATCTGGAGTTCCGACACGGGCATCGCGACGGTCCTGCTGGAGCTGCTGCGCGGGCACATCGTCGACGACACCGAGATAGAACTGTAG
- a CDS encoding FlaD/FlaE family flagellar protein, protein MTINPRDYDLNELREMARKRDDLDDPRPGDDRPDDPRPDDAGEEWGPLDEVGDASMSAGDSFRAGLYRELLPLVGSQGDMEKPYLRGVPDTYAAEFVVFEWLEFLLMHAGYKGAADALAYYESIDWITEDVAGQLNDYLLGIDETGSNDGNDLDVDDHMLSLVYVAKLAGMQRD, encoded by the coding sequence ATGACGATCAACCCCCGCGACTACGACCTGAACGAGCTGCGCGAGATGGCGCGCAAGCGCGACGACCTCGACGACCCGCGGCCGGGCGACGACCGGCCCGACGATCCCCGACCCGACGACGCCGGCGAGGAGTGGGGCCCGCTCGACGAGGTCGGCGACGCGAGCATGTCCGCGGGTGACTCCTTCCGCGCGGGGCTGTACCGCGAGCTGCTCCCGCTGGTCGGCAGCCAGGGGGACATGGAGAAGCCGTACCTCCGCGGGGTGCCCGACACCTACGCCGCCGAGTTCGTCGTCTTCGAGTGGCTGGAGTTCCTGCTGATGCACGCCGGCTACAAGGGCGCCGCCGACGCCCTGGCGTACTACGAGTCGATCGACTGGATCACCGAGGACGTGGCCGGCCAGCTCAACGACTACCTCCTCGGCATCGACGAGACGGGGTCGAACGACGGCAACGACCTGGACGTGGACGACCACATGCTCAGCCTGGTCTACGTCGCGAAGCTCGCCGGCATGCAGCGGGACTGA
- a CDS encoding ParA family protein, protein MARSTARICVTNAKGGTGKTTVAINVAGALSERGRDVLFVDLDPQGNATEGLGLLDEYDAAPPTLFDVLTDGSQRDRLADLVVEHPEMDVVPSNIDMLQAERELTIADLVARATEGEADIDPAALSALAVNVTPDTVSGGHALDTLDDALAHVEGDYDYVVVDSPPFYGKLTDTGIYAARNILVPALTEATSERAIELLVDQMTALEGQTDIAVDTLGVVANRVETTGEDEAMLEWFEAVFADDPVWEVRKRVALQRAFSAGESIFAYDPSVDMADVFLSIAADLDERFGYAEATA, encoded by the coding sequence GTGGCGAGAAGTACAGCGCGCATCTGCGTGACCAACGCGAAGGGCGGGACCGGCAAGACGACCGTCGCGATCAACGTCGCGGGGGCGCTCTCCGAGCGCGGACGGGACGTGCTGTTCGTCGACCTGGACCCGCAGGGCAACGCGACCGAGGGCCTGGGGTTGCTCGACGAGTACGACGCGGCGCCGCCGACGCTGTTCGACGTGCTGACCGACGGCAGTCAGCGCGACCGGCTGGCCGACCTCGTGGTCGAGCACCCCGAGATGGACGTGGTCCCGAGCAACATCGACATGCTCCAGGCCGAGCGCGAGCTGACCATCGCGGACCTGGTGGCCCGCGCGACCGAGGGCGAGGCGGACATCGACCCGGCGGCGCTGTCGGCGCTGGCGGTCAACGTCACCCCGGACACGGTCTCGGGCGGCCACGCGCTGGACACGCTCGACGACGCGCTCGCCCACGTCGAGGGCGACTACGACTACGTCGTCGTCGACTCGCCGCCGTTCTACGGCAAGCTCACGGACACCGGCATCTACGCGGCGCGGAACATCCTCGTCCCGGCGCTGACGGAGGCGACCTCCGAGCGGGCCATCGAGCTGCTCGTCGACCAGATGACCGCCCTGGAGGGCCAGACCGACATCGCGGTGGACACTCTCGGCGTGGTCGCCAACCGCGTCGAGACCACCGGCGAGGACGAGGCGATGCTGGAGTGGTTCGAGGCGGTCTTCGCCGACGACCCCGTCTGGGAGGTCCGCAAGCGCGTGGCGCTCCAGCGGGCGTTCTCGGCGGGCGAGTCGATCTTCGCCTACGACCCGTCGGTCGACATGGCCGACGTGTTCCTCTCGATCGCGGCGGATCTAGACGAGCGGTTCGGCTACGCGGAGGCAACAGCATGA
- a CDS encoding chemotaxis protein CheW encodes MTDDERMDRARRIREMREGSRPDDEAQDDTTDADAAEPDDTPVDGSDDAAADGAADDEGDGAAAADAGEAEPAAGAVADGPAEDTEPDDSAADDPGADPADDRPTESAADDEPSGSGEDDEPSGSGEDDEPSGTATGSSADEAAEAVANLEINEEAVGGSGGSGDEGDATMHIPGADVGDVDVDVEEMAREAGLESAESEAGDGEGEPGAAEMGIGAAGRAAAAEADTGEQTRVLEFALGDEQYCLDIEYVEEIVKRETVTRVPNTPDCVEGVVDLRGQITTILDPKVLLDIDQAGSKDLIVVFDPEAFDDQGAVGWVVDDVNQVTPITDEEVNDSPVDQDHVNGVVDRDGEFVIWTTPELDLDEVAG; translated from the coding sequence ATGACCGACGACGAACGCATGGACCGGGCCCGGCGCATCCGCGAGATGCGCGAGGGGTCCCGGCCGGACGACGAGGCACAGGACGACACGACCGACGCGGACGCGGCGGAACCCGACGACACACCGGTCGACGGATCCGACGACGCGGCAGCCGACGGAGCGGCGGACGACGAGGGCGACGGGGCGGCGGCTGCCGACGCCGGGGAAGCCGAGCCAGCGGCGGGTGCCGTGGCCGACGGACCGGCGGAGGACACCGAACCCGACGACTCAGCGGCGGACGACCCCGGCGCGGACCCGGCGGACGACCGTCCGACCGAGTCCGCGGCGGACGACGAGCCGTCCGGGTCCGGCGAGGACGACGAGCCGTCCGGGTCCGGCGAGGACGACGAGCCGTCGGGAACCGCGACGGGATCGTCCGCCGACGAGGCCGCCGAGGCCGTCGCGAACCTGGAGATAAACGAGGAGGCGGTCGGCGGGAGCGGCGGGTCGGGCGACGAGGGCGACGCCACGATGCACATCCCCGGCGCCGACGTGGGCGACGTGGACGTGGACGTCGAGGAGATGGCCCGCGAGGCCGGTCTGGAGTCGGCGGAGTCGGAAGCGGGTGACGGCGAGGGCGAGCCCGGGGCGGCCGAGATGGGTATCGGCGCGGCGGGTCGGGCCGCGGCTGCGGAGGCCGACACCGGCGAGCAGACCCGCGTGCTGGAGTTCGCGCTGGGCGACGAGCAGTACTGCCTCGACATCGAGTACGTCGAGGAGATCGTCAAACGCGAGACGGTGACCCGGGTCCCGAACACCCCCGACTGCGTCGAGGGCGTCGTCGACCTGCGCGGGCAGATCACGACCATCCTCGACCCGAAGGTGCTGCTGGACATCGACCAGGCCGGGAGCAAGGACCTCATCGTCGTCTTCGACCCGGAGGCGTTCGACGACCAGGGCGCCGTCGGCTGGGTCGTCGACGACGTGAACCAGGTGACGCCGATCACCGACGAGGAGGTCAACGACTCCCCGGTCGACCAGGACCACGTCAACGGCGTCGTCGACCGCGACGGCGAGTTCGTCATCTGGACGACGCCCGAACTCGACCTGGACGAAGTGGCCGGGTGA
- a CDS encoding glycosyltransferase family 87 protein has product MTDRSRDALAVFATGALLGVAILGNYAVNRPGTFGLNYRVYHVAAEAALAGGDLYAVTPADSGYHYVYPPAAVLAFLPSALFESWVPGFLAMTAVSVAASAVAARLLADYVESLGYDVGRLERVLLFSFLLASAHSAPSLGYGQVNHVLTLALVAGFVGLARDRETGAGVALAVPAFVKVFPAAVGLWLLRRRAWRAIGAAVGTAASLFGLGLVVFGVDTTRTYVTDALLPQRETADFVGGLPPGKSFVTLRRPLSVLFPNADPVWYAVGAAALLAPVLAALYYRPRTVTDRHVAVHGTLVAMVLAFPSLLLYYAYTAFSLVVLLYDLPAGRGRQLFVAGALLANVSLSYGNLRETLWALPVGPTARQAILDAALPVLRLGTPVLWGSLLTLAGCLVYRVESGALSVPAPLRGVLGDGDA; this is encoded by the coding sequence GTGACCGACCGGAGCCGCGACGCCCTGGCGGTGTTCGCGACCGGCGCCCTCCTCGGGGTCGCGATCCTGGGCAACTACGCCGTCAACCGGCCCGGCACCTTCGGCCTCAACTACCGCGTCTACCACGTCGCCGCCGAGGCCGCGCTGGCCGGCGGGGACCTCTACGCCGTCACGCCGGCCGACAGCGGCTACCACTACGTCTACCCGCCCGCCGCCGTCCTCGCCTTCCTCCCCTCGGCGCTCTTCGAGAGCTGGGTCCCCGGTTTCCTCGCCATGACCGCCGTCTCCGTGGCCGCCAGCGCCGTCGCCGCCCGCCTGCTCGCCGACTACGTCGAGTCGCTGGGCTACGACGTGGGCCGCCTCGAACGGGTCCTCCTGTTTTCGTTCCTGCTCGCGTCGGCCCACTCGGCGCCCTCGCTGGGCTACGGCCAGGTGAACCACGTCCTCACACTCGCGCTGGTCGCGGGGTTCGTCGGGCTCGCCCGCGACCGGGAGACGGGAGCGGGCGTCGCGCTCGCGGTCCCGGCGTTCGTGAAGGTCTTCCCCGCCGCGGTCGGCCTCTGGCTGCTCCGCCGGCGCGCCTGGCGCGCCATCGGGGCGGCCGTCGGGACCGCAGCGAGCCTGTTCGGCCTCGGGCTGGTCGTCTTCGGCGTCGACACCACCCGGACGTACGTCACCGACGCCCTGCTCCCCCAGCGCGAGACGGCCGACTTCGTGGGCGGACTGCCGCCGGGCAAGAGCTTCGTGACGCTCCGCCGGCCGCTGTCGGTGCTGTTCCCGAACGCCGACCCGGTCTGGTACGCCGTCGGCGCGGCCGCGCTGCTGGCGCCCGTCCTCGCCGCGCTGTACTACCGGCCCCGGACCGTCACCGACCGCCACGTCGCCGTCCACGGGACGCTGGTCGCGATGGTCCTCGCCTTCCCGTCGCTGCTTTTGTACTACGCCTACACCGCGTTCTCGCTCGTGGTGCTCCTCTACGACCTCCCCGCGGGCCGCGGCCGACAGCTGTTCGTCGCCGGCGCCCTGCTGGCCAACGTCTCGCTGTCCTACGGCAACCTCCGGGAGACCCTCTGGGCGCTCCCGGTCGGTCCCACGGCCAGACAGGCAATCCTCGACGCCGCGCTCCCGGTGCTCCGGCTCGGGACGCCGGTGCTGTGGGGCAGCCTGCTCACGCTCGCGGGCTGTCTCGTCTACCGCGTCGAATCGGGGGCGCTGTCGGTCCCCGCGCCGCTCCGGGGCGTTCTCGGCGACGGCGACGCCTGA
- a CDS encoding class I SAM-dependent methyltransferase yields the protein MADDTRATQAFYGRWATAYDWLATAPGVDSWRDRAADRLDLDPGDTVVEMGCGTGANFAQLRERVGPEGRVVGIDVTRGMLRRAGERIDRAGWDNVHLLQADARRPPVDGPVDAVLATFVVGMFADPRPAVERWVGMLDPGGRIALLNAGRSERRVAAPLNLGFRAFVRLAAPGDGRVSPVESLERRVATARDAVYSNCADHGFEAFGLGYLGLAWGERP from the coding sequence ATGGCCGACGACACTCGGGCGACCCAGGCGTTCTACGGCCGGTGGGCGACCGCCTACGACTGGCTGGCGACCGCGCCGGGCGTCGACTCCTGGCGCGACCGCGCGGCCGACCGGCTCGACCTCGACCCGGGCGATACCGTCGTCGAGATGGGCTGTGGCACCGGCGCGAACTTCGCCCAGTTGCGCGAGCGGGTCGGCCCGGAGGGTCGGGTCGTCGGGATCGACGTGACCCGGGGGATGTTGCGGAGGGCCGGCGAGCGGATCGACCGCGCGGGCTGGGACAACGTCCACCTGCTGCAGGCCGACGCCCGCCGGCCGCCGGTCGACGGTCCCGTCGACGCCGTCCTCGCGACGTTCGTCGTCGGGATGTTCGCCGACCCGCGCCCGGCCGTCGAGCGGTGGGTCGGGATGCTGGATCCGGGCGGGCGGATCGCCCTGCTGAACGCCGGCCGCTCCGAGCGGCGGGTGGCGGCGCCGCTCAACCTCGGGTTCCGGGCGTTCGTGCGCCTGGCGGCCCCGGGCGACGGCCGCGTCTCCCCCGTGGAGAGTCTGGAGCGGCGGGTCGCGACCGCCCGCGACGCCGTCTACTCGAACTGTGCCGACCACGGCTTCGAGGCGTTCGGGCTGGGGTACCTGGGACTGGCCTGGGGCGAACGGCCGTGA